Within Gemmatimonadota bacterium, the genomic segment GACTCGGCTCTTCTCCGCCGTGCTCGAAACGGTTCGGGGCTACGCGGTCGATTCGTTGGATGAATCCGGGGTCTACCGGCTGGCCACCTCGGGGGTATTGGGCGAGCTACCCGATCCCTATGCCGCGCTGGTATCGGCCGCTGATACGGCCCAGTCGGATCGGATCGGGGCCCGCCCGGCCCAGGGTGTGTATCTCGACCGAGTGGAGGATTTTGTCGAGGTGGTGGCGGTCGCTCCGGGATCGCCGGCCGCTGCGGCCGGCATTCGTCCGGGTGACGCCGTCGTTCGAGTGGCGGAGACCACGGTGGAGAACCGGCGGCCGGAGGAGCTGATTCGGCTCATCGATGGCGACTCCGGGACCTCGGTTCGGATTCGGCTGGGCCGCGAGGGTCAGTCGGCTCCCCTTTGGGTGACGATTGCTCGCGGGCCGGTTCCCGCCCTGCCGGGCCCGACGTCGGCCGGCGACGGATCCATCGTCCAGGTCCGAATCCGCCAGATCGATCAGGCCAGCGTGGCGATGCTCCGCGCCGTGGTCGATTCGGCGGTCATCGCCCGGGGCCGTGGGGTCGTGATCGATCTTCGCGGGGTCGTCGAGGGGTCGTTGGCCGACGCCGTCGCGATGGCCGATGGGTTGCTCGATCAAGGGGAGCTGATCGTGACGGTGCGGGGCCGGAGCGGCACCGACTCGGTCCGGTTCCGAGACCAGAGTCCGACGACCACCGGGACCGTGCCGCTCGTGGTGCTCGTCGATCGGGCCACCGCCGGTGCCGCCGAAGTGGTCGCGGCCGCGCTCCAAGACCACGACCGGGCCGCCATCGTCGGCGAGACGACATTCGGGCGCGGCGCGCGGCAATCGTACTTCCCGCTGGCCAATGGGTCGATTCTTCGGCTCACCACGGCCCTCTGGATTACGCCGAGCGGGCGGACGCTGCAGCGGTTCCGGTTGCCGGCGACTACCGACGCCCCAACCGACAGTGTGCCGCCGCGGCCCCGATTCAAGACCGATGCCGGCCGCACGATCCTCGGCGGCGGGGGCGTCGTTCCCGACCGCGAGGTGGTGGTCGGCGTTGAGCC encodes:
- a CDS encoding PDZ domain-containing protein; this encodes MRLKWVGLFVVAVGTFLAGGWLLRRGLATMGSGEAAAGSSAPSMSPTRLFSAVLETVRGYAVDSLDESGVYRLATSGVLGELPDPYAALVSAADTAQSDRIGARPAQGVYLDRVEDFVEVVAVAPGSPAAAAGIRPGDAVVRVAETTVENRRPEELIRLIDGDSGTSVRIRLGREGQSAPLWVTIARGPVPALPGPTSAGDGSIVQVRIRQIDQASVAMLRAVVDSAVIARGRGVVIDLRGVVEGSLADAVAMADGLLDQGELIVTVRGRSGTDSVRFRDQSPTTTGTVPLVVLVDRATAGAAEVVAAALQDHDRAAIVGETTFGRGARQSYFPLANGSILRLTTALWITPSGRTLQRFRLPATTDAPTDSVPPRPRFKTDAGRTILGGGGVVPDREVVVGVEPSRVSDPALELARRLLSGAKTRQALIAALDPS